In candidate division WOR-3 bacterium, a single window of DNA contains:
- a CDS encoding GNAT family N-acetyltransferase, with the protein MASTISIISLPDSRWDAFVHQHPDGTIFHTSHWATVIQKTYRYEPYFIISETDGNIYVAIPFFVIRGQLGKKRLVCLPFTDECSPLFVAEKDLEDTMSLIMGMRKNGVISGIEIRSKNFDFATKFDFKKYSYYKLFLLNLDQGLNSIWKNFKQKSIRYPIKKAQRYGVEIIKSTEPEDMKIFYKLNLLTRKKHGVIPQPYRFFKNIFTEIFNQGFGFLLIAKYNKKPIGASIFFTFKDTLYHKFNASDVNYLEYQPNHLILWHAIQWAVENGYKTLDLGRTSPDNHGLMAYKRHWGADEIDLFYYYYPEIKGVSATKESSKKYRMISSVLSKMPISILKISGNLLYKYFG; encoded by the coding sequence ATGGCATCAACTATTTCTATCATTTCTTTACCAGACAGCCGTTGGGATGCATTTGTTCATCAACATCCTGATGGGACAATTTTTCATACCTCACACTGGGCAACGGTCATTCAAAAAACATATAGATATGAGCCTTATTTTATCATCAGTGAGACTGACGGCAACATTTATGTTGCTATTCCCTTTTTTGTTATTAGGGGACAATTAGGGAAAAAAAGGCTTGTCTGTTTACCATTTACTGATGAATGTTCGCCATTATTTGTTGCTGAAAAAGATTTGGAGGACACAATGTCTCTAATTATGGGAATGAGAAAGAATGGGGTTATAAGCGGTATTGAAATCAGAAGTAAAAATTTTGATTTTGCAACCAAATTTGATTTTAAAAAATATTCCTATTATAAATTATTTCTTCTTAATCTTGACCAGGGATTGAATTCGATCTGGAAGAATTTTAAACAGAAGTCAATCCGCTATCCAATTAAAAAGGCACAGCGATACGGTGTAGAAATAATAAAGAGTACCGAACCCGAGGATATGAAGATTTTTTATAAACTCAATTTGCTCACACGCAAGAAACACGGTGTTATACCTCAACCTTATCGATTTTTCAAGAATATTTTTACCGAAATTTTCAATCAGGGATTTGGCTTCTTACTTATTGCAAAATATAATAAAAAACCTATAGGCGCCAGTATTTTTTTTACTTTTAAAGATACATTATATCATAAATTCAACGCATCTGATGTCAATTATCTTGAGTATCAACCCAATCATTTGATTCTATGGCATGCAATCCAATGGGCTGTAGAAAATGGTTACAAAACCCTTGATTTGGGCAGAACTTCGCCTGATAATCACGGTTTAATGGCTTATAAGAGACATTGGGGCGCTGATGAAATTGATTTATTCTATTATTATTATCCCGAAATTAAAGGTGTCAGTGCTACAAAAGAAAGTAGTAAGAAATACAGAATGATAAGTTCGGTATTGAGTAAAATGCCTATATCAATATTAAAAATATCAGGAAATTTGCTTTATAAATATTTTGGCTAA